From the genome of Rhizobium binae, one region includes:
- a CDS encoding putative bifunctional diguanylate cyclase/phosphodiesterase, whose translation MKNFLASLQLRKDNPTLLVAQFRALSAQIPTLYILLIINALAVAITHLESAPLWLSLYIPVTLSVVCVFRLCWWEIRGKEDITAERAYKLMKVTISGAGILTVAFGGWSIALYQYGDASQQGQIAYFLVVAGISCIFCLTHLPMAAAMTTVITFSAMIATFMFSGNPVFVATAVSGLFLILPFLRVINSYFQNFVGLVQLTEELKQKQEEAEELNLVNSRNALQDQLTGLANRRSFFLSLEERLQKNPAAPPVIGIIDLDGFKPVNDVFGHAAGDLVLKETARRFTVLVGEEGVVSRLGGDEFGIIFPCSLTRQAIADLGQALCATVRNPYEIPDGSVRVFGSCGIVCPDAGSYTAEDLYEKADFALYQVKSKRSSGVEFFSADHEKILTQRHLIELELQANDFASEMRLDYQPIVELQSGRVVAYEALARWDSARFGRISPAAFIPAAERTAVIGRMTRILFAQALEALAIMPRHLRLSFNLSARDICDHETSMALLAMINRSGADPRRIEFEITETALLSDFDTADRVITMLRAAGISIALDDFGTGFSSLSHIHRLAFDKLKIDKGFVMNFDRDARCMSITRSVANLCQNLGIASVAEGVESEAIAEGLKAIGVRLAQGYYFSRPLPLELAVDYAARCEAKASARDSLSA comes from the coding sequence ATGAAGAACTTTCTGGCCTCATTGCAGCTGCGAAAAGATAATCCGACGCTTCTGGTGGCGCAGTTTCGGGCCCTGTCGGCGCAGATCCCCACTCTCTATATCCTGCTGATCATCAATGCGCTTGCGGTGGCGATCACCCATCTCGAATCCGCGCCCCTGTGGCTTTCCCTCTATATTCCAGTAACCTTGAGCGTCGTCTGTGTCTTCCGTCTCTGCTGGTGGGAGATCAGAGGCAAGGAAGACATCACCGCCGAGCGGGCCTATAAGCTGATGAAGGTGACCATATCGGGCGCCGGCATCCTGACCGTCGCCTTCGGCGGCTGGTCTATCGCGCTTTACCAATATGGCGACGCTTCCCAACAGGGTCAGATAGCCTATTTCCTCGTCGTGGCGGGCATTTCCTGCATCTTCTGCCTGACGCACCTGCCGATGGCGGCGGCGATGACCACGGTCATCACCTTCTCGGCCATGATTGCGACCTTCATGTTTTCCGGCAATCCGGTTTTCGTCGCCACCGCCGTCAGCGGCCTTTTCCTGATCCTGCCCTTCCTCAGGGTGATCAACAGCTATTTCCAGAATTTCGTCGGCCTGGTGCAACTGACCGAGGAGCTGAAGCAGAAGCAGGAGGAAGCCGAGGAGCTGAACTTGGTCAACAGCCGCAACGCGCTGCAAGACCAGCTGACCGGCCTTGCCAATCGCCGCAGCTTCTTCCTCTCCCTGGAAGAACGGCTGCAGAAAAATCCGGCTGCGCCGCCTGTCATCGGCATCATCGATCTCGATGGCTTCAAGCCGGTCAACGACGTCTTCGGTCATGCCGCCGGCGATCTGGTGCTCAAGGAGACGGCCCGGCGCTTCACGGTGCTGGTCGGCGAGGAGGGCGTCGTCTCGCGTCTCGGCGGCGATGAATTCGGCATCATCTTTCCCTGCTCGTTGACGCGCCAGGCGATCGCCGATCTCGGCCAGGCGCTTTGCGCCACTGTCCGCAACCCTTACGAAATCCCCGACGGCTCGGTCCGCGTCTTCGGTTCCTGCGGCATCGTCTGTCCCGATGCCGGCAGTTACACGGCCGAAGATCTTTACGAGAAGGCGGATTTCGCCCTCTATCAGGTCAAGAGCAAGCGCAGCAGCGGCGTCGAGTTCTTCTCGGCCGACCATGAGAAGATCCTGACTCAGCGCCACCTGATCGAACTCGAGTTGCAGGCAAATGACTTCGCCAGCGAAATGAGGCTCGATTATCAGCCGATCGTCGAATTGCAGAGTGGCCGCGTCGTCGCCTATGAGGCGCTCGCCCGCTGGGACAGCGCCCGCTTCGGCCGCATCAGTCCCGCAGCCTTCATCCCCGCCGCCGAGCGCACCGCCGTGATCGGCCGCATGACGCGTATTCTCTTTGCCCAGGCGCTCGAAGCGCTGGCGATCATGCCGCGCCATTTGAGGCTGTCCTTCAATCTCTCGGCCCGCGATATCTGCGACCACGAGACCTCGATGGCGCTGCTCGCCATGATCAATCGCTCCGGCGCCGATCCCAGGCGCATCGAATTCGAAATCACCGAGACCGCGCTGCTCTCCGATTTCGATACCGCCGACCGGGTGATCACGATGCTGCGCGCCGCAGGCATCTCGATCGCGCTCGACGATTTCGGCACCGGCTTTTCGAGCCTCAGCCACATTCATCGCCTCGCCTTCGACAAGCTGAAGATCGACAAGGGTTTCGTGATGAATTTCGACCGTGACGCCCGCTGCATGAGCATCACCCGGTCGGTCGCCAACCTCTGCCAGAATCTCGGCATTGCCTCGGTCGCCGAAGGCGTCGAAAGCGAAGCGATCGCCGAGGGGCTGAAGGCGATCGGCGTTCGCCTCGCCCAGGGCTATTATTTCTCGCGGCCGCTGCCGTTGGAACTTGCCGTTGACTATGCCGCCCGCTGCGAGGCCAAAGCATCCGCCCGGGATTCGCTTTCGGCCTGA
- the murA gene encoding UDP-N-acetylglucosamine 1-carboxyvinyltransferase, with product MDRIRIVGGNELNGIIPISGAKNAALPLMIASLLTSDTLTLENVPHLADVELLMRILGNHGVDVAVNGRRERQEDSYARTIHFTCRTIVDTTASYELVSKMRASFWVIGPLLAREGHCRVSLPGGCAIGTRPVDLFIEGLTALGATMEIDAGYINAKAPDGGLIGARYTFPKVSVGATHVMMMAATLARGTTVIGNAAREPEVVDLANCLNAMGAKISGAGTATITIEGVTSLSGARHRVLPDRIETGTYAMAVAMAGGDVVLENTDVALLETALETLRRAGADISATNNGMRIKRNGAGIKPVDIVTDPFPGFPTDLQAQFMALMTRSSGISHVTETIFENRFMHVQELARLGARITLSGQTAKIEGVQRLRGAPVMATDLRASVSLVIAGLAAEGETTVSRVYHLDRGFERLEEKLTRCGAVVQRISE from the coding sequence ATGGATCGTATCAGAATCGTCGGCGGTAATGAGCTGAATGGCATCATTCCGATTTCCGGCGCCAAGAATGCCGCACTGCCGCTGATGATCGCCTCGCTGCTGACCAGCGATACGCTGACGCTGGAAAACGTGCCGCATCTGGCCGATGTCGAACTTCTGATGCGCATCCTCGGCAATCACGGAGTCGACGTCGCCGTCAACGGCCGACGCGAGCGCCAGGAGGATTCCTACGCCCGCACGATCCATTTCACCTGCCGCACCATCGTCGATACCACCGCTTCCTATGAACTGGTCTCGAAGATGCGCGCCTCCTTCTGGGTCATCGGCCCGCTGCTGGCCCGCGAGGGCCATTGCCGCGTGTCGCTGCCGGGCGGCTGCGCCATCGGCACACGCCCCGTCGACCTCTTCATCGAAGGCCTGACGGCGCTCGGCGCCACCATGGAGATCGATGCCGGTTACATCAACGCCAAGGCCCCGGATGGCGGCCTGATCGGCGCGCGCTATACCTTCCCGAAGGTTTCGGTCGGCGCCACCCATGTGATGATGATGGCGGCAACGCTTGCCCGCGGCACCACGGTTATCGGCAATGCCGCCCGCGAGCCCGAAGTCGTCGACCTCGCCAACTGCCTGAACGCCATGGGCGCCAAGATCTCCGGCGCCGGCACGGCGACCATCACCATCGAGGGCGTCACCTCGCTCTCCGGCGCCCGTCATCGCGTCCTGCCGGATCGCATCGAGACCGGCACCTATGCCATGGCCGTCGCCATGGCCGGCGGCGACGTCGTGCTCGAAAATACCGATGTGGCGCTGCTCGAGACGGCGCTGGAGACGCTCCGCCGCGCCGGCGCCGATATTTCCGCGACCAATAATGGCATGCGCATCAAGCGCAATGGCGCCGGCATCAAGCCGGTCGATATCGTCACCGATCCTTTCCCGGGCTTCCCCACCGATCTGCAGGCGCAGTTCATGGCGCTGATGACCCGCTCCTCCGGCATCTCGCACGTCACCGAGACCATCTTCGAAAACCGCTTCATGCACGTGCAGGAGCTTGCCCGCCTCGGCGCCAGGATCACGCTCTCCGGCCAGACGGCGAAGATCGAAGGTGTCCAGCGGCTGCGCGGCGCGCCCGTCATGGCGACCGATCTGCGCGCTTCCGTTTCGCTCGTCATCGCCGGCCTTGCCGCCGAGGGCGAAACCACGGTCTCCCGCGTCTATCACCTCGATCGCGGTTTCGAGCGGCTCGAGGAGAAGCTGACCCGTTGCGGCGCCGTCGTCCAGCGCATCAGCGAGTAG
- a CDS encoding MarR family winged helix-turn-helix transcriptional regulator: MASEDASSEIDSDALALAENLRITLGRFVRGVKAQANTPTTSQSETLSLLDRAGPLSVAELAGRRNVRHQSMRLVAGQLEAEGLISKMPNPADGRSQLLFITEKGNEELSRAREARTLQIASLIEERLSGTDRQTLEAAIAVIERLC, translated from the coding sequence ATGGCCAGCGAAGATGCCAGCTCCGAAATAGATAGCGATGCGCTGGCCCTTGCGGAAAATCTGCGCATCACGCTCGGCAGATTCGTTCGCGGCGTAAAGGCGCAGGCAAATACACCGACAACCTCGCAGTCAGAAACACTGTCGCTTCTGGATCGGGCGGGTCCGCTCAGTGTCGCAGAACTGGCAGGCCGGCGCAACGTCAGGCATCAGAGCATGCGGCTGGTTGCCGGTCAGTTGGAAGCTGAAGGCCTGATCAGCAAAATGCCGAACCCAGCGGACGGGCGGAGCCAGCTTCTTTTCATTACCGAGAAGGGAAATGAGGAATTGTCCCGCGCCCGCGAAGCCCGAACATTGCAGATTGCCAGTTTGATCGAGGAACGCCTGTCCGGCACGGACAGACAAACGCTCGAAGCCGCAATCGCTGTTATCGAACGGCTGTGCTAG
- a CDS encoding ester cyclase has translation MTLQEFYDAYIGCLNRQDWDELRRYVADDVKHNGRPLGLSGYRSMLIKDFEDIPDLRFVIDRLVCDPPLIAARLMFNCSPKGNFLGLKINGRRISFAENVFYEVKGGKIIDVLSAIDKTSIENQIA, from the coding sequence ATGACACTGCAAGAATTTTACGACGCGTACATAGGTTGCCTAAATCGACAAGATTGGGATGAGCTGAGGCGGTATGTTGCCGACGATGTTAAACATAATGGGCGACCGCTTGGGCTGTCAGGCTACCGCTCGATGCTGATCAAAGACTTCGAGGACATCCCCGACCTACGTTTCGTCATAGATCGTCTGGTATGCGACCCGCCCCTTATTGCGGCGAGGTTGATGTTCAATTGCTCACCAAAAGGCAATTTCCTTGGCTTAAAGATCAACGGCCGACGCATTTCCTTCGCAGAAAACGTGTTTTACGAGGTGAAGGGCGGTAAAATAATCGATGTGTTATCCGCGATCGACAAAACCTCGATCGAAAATCAGATTGCTTGA
- the galE gene encoding UDP-glucose 4-epimerase GalE, whose translation MAVLVTGGAGYIGSHMVWALIDAGEDVVVLDRLSTGFRWAVAPAARFYLGDIADADILKKIFIENDIESIIHFAGSAVVPVSVADPLSYYDNNSGKTRALLSAAIKAGIRNFVFSSTAAVYGQPQTDRPVKENASLNPENPYGQSKLMSEFMLRDAAAAYDFNYVALRYFNVAGADPDRRTGQSTAGATHLIKVACEAALGKRDSVHVYGIDYPTHDGTGVRDYIHVTDLADAHLKALQHLRKDKGSLVANCGYGSGYSVLDVLNMVTRLHGHSFKIHMAPRRPGDSASVVADASLARQVLDWKPRHDSLETIVQSSLDWELFLSNRDIDDLHSIHRALAAASF comes from the coding sequence ATGGCGGTTTTGGTGACGGGCGGGGCCGGTTATATTGGCAGTCACATGGTTTGGGCGCTCATCGATGCGGGCGAGGATGTGGTCGTGCTCGACCGCCTCTCCACCGGCTTCCGCTGGGCCGTGGCCCCGGCGGCGCGTTTCTACCTCGGCGACATTGCCGATGCCGACATCCTGAAGAAGATCTTCATCGAAAACGACATCGAGTCGATCATCCATTTCGCCGGCTCCGCCGTCGTCCCGGTCTCGGTCGCCGATCCGCTTTCGTATTACGACAACAACTCCGGCAAGACCCGGGCGCTTCTCTCCGCCGCGATCAAGGCCGGCATCCGCAATTTCGTCTTTTCGTCGACGGCGGCCGTCTACGGTCAGCCGCAGACCGACCGGCCGGTGAAGGAGAATGCCTCCCTCAATCCGGAAAATCCCTACGGCCAGTCGAAGCTGATGAGCGAATTCATGCTGCGCGACGCCGCCGCCGCCTATGATTTCAACTATGTCGCGCTCCGTTACTTCAACGTCGCCGGCGCCGACCCTGATCGCCGCACCGGCCAGTCGACCGCGGGGGCCACGCATCTGATCAAGGTTGCCTGCGAGGCAGCACTTGGCAAACGCGACAGCGTCCATGTCTACGGCATCGACTATCCCACCCATGACGGGACCGGCGTGCGCGACTACATCCATGTCACCGATCTCGCCGATGCGCATCTGAAAGCGCTGCAGCATCTGCGCAAAGACAAAGGCTCGCTGGTTGCCAATTGCGGTTATGGCAGCGGTTATTCGGTGCTTGACGTGCTGAACATGGTCACCCGCCTGCACGGGCATTCCTTCAAGATCCATATGGCGCCGCGCCGCCCCGGCGACTCGGCGAGCGTCGTCGCCGACGCTTCGCTCGCCCGGCAGGTGCTCGACTGGAAGCCCCGCCACGATTCGCTTGAAACCATCGTCCAGAGCTCACTCGATTGGGAGCTCTTCCTGTCGAACAGAGATATCGACGACCTGCACAGCATCCACCGGGCGCTGGCCGCCGCATCGTTCTGA
- the mscL gene encoding large conductance mechanosensitive channel protein MscL, whose translation MLNEFKAFIARGNVMDLAVGVIIGGAFGGIVKSLVDDLIMPIVGAIFGGFDFSNYFLPLSSAVNAPTLAAARAQGAVFAYGSFLTVLINFLILAWIIFLMVKGVNYLRMQVERQEKAAPEELPPPPADVLLLTEIRDLLAKRPAV comes from the coding sequence ATGCTCAATGAGTTCAAGGCCTTTATCGCCCGCGGCAATGTCATGGATCTTGCGGTCGGCGTCATCATCGGCGGCGCCTTCGGCGGCATCGTCAAATCGCTGGTCGATGACCTTATCATGCCGATCGTCGGCGCCATTTTCGGCGGCTTCGATTTTTCCAATTATTTCCTGCCGCTCTCGTCGGCCGTCAACGCGCCGACGCTTGCCGCCGCCCGCGCACAAGGCGCGGTCTTTGCCTATGGCAGCTTCCTCACCGTGCTCATCAACTTCCTGATCCTTGCCTGGATCATCTTCCTGATGGTCAAGGGCGTGAATTATCTGCGCATGCAGGTCGAGCGCCAGGAGAAGGCCGCACCGGAAGAACTGCCCCCGCCGCCGGCGGACGTCCTGCTGCTGACGGAGATCCGCGATCTCCTCGCCAAGCGCCCGGCGGTCTGA
- a CDS encoding ester cyclase, with amino-acid sequence MSTDCKEVVRRFNIEVIQNGSETEFHSLMAPHFVNHSAPQGMPNGPESMWHTFQNVLRPALSNLAVTIHDQIAEGDKVTTRKTISGVHTGTLLGVPATGRDVSIGAIDIVRIQDGKYAEHWGVNTLSNVLAALSKD; translated from the coding sequence ATGTCAACCGATTGCAAAGAGGTGGTTCGCCGCTTCAACATTGAGGTCATTCAAAATGGGAGCGAAACCGAATTTCATTCCTTGATGGCTCCTCACTTTGTGAATCACTCTGCGCCGCAAGGAATGCCGAACGGCCCGGAAAGCATGTGGCACACCTTCCAGAATGTCCTTCGCCCAGCTCTATCAAACCTGGCGGTAACGATCCATGACCAGATCGCCGAGGGCGATAAGGTCACAACGCGCAAGACGATAAGCGGAGTTCATACCGGTACCCTGCTGGGCGTTCCGGCGACGGGACGGGACGTTTCCATTGGCGCTATCGATATTGTGCGAATTCAGGACGGTAAATATGCAGAACATTGGGGCGTGAACACCTTATCCAACGTACTCGCTGCCTTGTCGAAGGATTGA
- a CDS encoding pyridoxal phosphate-dependent aminotransferase, which yields MSIMNSLSPRALAAPESGIVEVVNYARGREGLLPLWVGEGDLPTPDFISRAAMEALAAGETFYTWQRGIPELRRALSDYYVRHFSVRLPVEHFYVTGSGMQAIQISVQALTSPGDEFVYLTPAWPNIAAALEIAGARAVGVELQFEGGRWGLDLDRIEAAITPKTRGLFINTPSNPTGWTATRKDLGEILALARKHDLWIMADEIYVLYHFAGGRAPSFLDIMEEGDKIIFVNSFSKNWSMTGWRVGWIVAPPEMGQVLENLIQYSTSGVAQFMQKGAVAALDQGDDFVSANIARAARCRDILCDALIATNRVETLKPDGALYAFLKIDGVSDSRQAAINIVDKTGVGLAPGTAFGAGGELFLRACFLRDPGQVAVAAERLCDYILRR from the coding sequence ATGTCGATCATGAACAGCCTCAGCCCGCGCGCCTTGGCGGCGCCCGAAAGCGGGATCGTCGAAGTCGTCAATTATGCCCGCGGCCGCGAAGGCCTGCTGCCGCTCTGGGTGGGTGAAGGCGATCTGCCGACGCCCGATTTCATCAGCCGGGCGGCGATGGAAGCGCTGGCCGCCGGCGAGACCTTCTACACCTGGCAGCGCGGCATTCCCGAGCTTCGCCGGGCGCTGTCGGATTATTATGTCAGACATTTTTCCGTCCGGCTGCCGGTCGAACATTTCTACGTCACCGGCTCCGGCATGCAGGCGATCCAGATCTCCGTGCAGGCGCTGACCTCGCCCGGCGACGAGTTCGTCTATCTCACCCCGGCCTGGCCGAATATCGCTGCCGCGCTGGAAATAGCCGGTGCGCGCGCCGTCGGCGTCGAACTGCAGTTCGAAGGCGGCAGATGGGGGCTCGATCTCGACCGCATCGAAGCCGCGATCACGCCAAAGACCCGGGGTCTGTTCATCAATACGCCGTCGAATCCGACCGGCTGGACCGCAACCAGAAAGGATCTCGGCGAAATCCTGGCCCTTGCCCGCAAACATGATCTCTGGATCATGGCGGATGAAATCTACGTGCTCTATCACTTTGCCGGCGGCCGTGCGCCGTCCTTCCTCGACATCATGGAAGAGGGCGACAAGATCATCTTCGTCAATTCCTTCTCGAAGAACTGGTCGATGACCGGCTGGCGCGTCGGCTGGATCGTCGCTCCGCCGGAGATGGGACAGGTGCTCGAAAACCTCATCCAATATTCGACATCGGGTGTGGCGCAGTTCATGCAGAAAGGCGCCGTCGCGGCGCTCGATCAAGGCGACGATTTCGTGAGCGCCAACATCGCCAGGGCCGCCCGTTGCCGCGACATTCTCTGCGATGCGCTGATTGCCACCAACCGCGTCGAAACGCTGAAGCCGGACGGCGCGCTCTATGCCTTTCTGAAGATCGACGGGGTCAGCGACAGCCGCCAGGCCGCGATCAACATCGTCGATAAGACGGGAGTCGGTCTCGCCCCCGGGACCGCGTTCGGCGCCGGCGGCGAGCTTTTCCTGCGGGCCTGTTTCCTGCGCGATCCGGGCCAGGTGGCGGTCGCTGCCGAGCGTCTCTGCGACTATATCCTCAGGCGCTGA
- a CDS encoding DUF982 domain-containing protein → MATEKWNDPVKVGFEGADLKTVNGPFDALKCLADLWPSARGLHYIKARSTCRAALDGRKSVEEARAEFLAAAEEAKLKLLH, encoded by the coding sequence ATGGCAACTGAAAAATGGAACGACCCGGTCAAGGTCGGTTTCGAAGGCGCTGACCTCAAAACCGTCAACGGGCCGTTCGATGCGCTGAAATGTCTGGCGGATCTCTGGCCGAGTGCGCGCGGACTGCATTATATCAAGGCGCGCAGTACCTGCCGGGCGGCACTCGACGGGCGCAAGAGCGTCGAAGAGGCAAGGGCCGAGTTCCTGGCGGCGGCCGAAGAAGCGAAGCTGAAGCTGCTGCATTAA
- a CDS encoding ATP-dependent helicase, translating to MYLEKLNPQQRMAVEHGTLTDGSHIAGPLLVIAGAGSGKTNTLAHRVAHLVVKGADPRRILLMTFSRRAAAEMARRVERICRDVLGSNAGVMTDALHWSGTFHGIGARLLRDYAQQIGLDADFTIHDREDSADLMNLIRHDLGFSRTESRFPAKGTCLAIYSRAVNSETALDQVLRDAFPWCAAWEKQLRELFACYVEAKQSQNVLDYDDLLLYWAQMVGESVIAEDIGSRFDHVLVDEYQDTNRLQASILMALKPEGRGLTVVGDDAQSIYSFRAATVRNILDFPAAFSPPANIVTLDRNYRSTQPILTAANAVIDLASERFTKNLWTERQSSERPRLVTVRDEADQARYVADKVLDNREEGLKLKQQAVLFRASHHSGPLEVELTRRNIPFVKFGGLKFLDSAHVKDMLAALRFAQNPRDRVAGFRLMQILPGVGPSTAQKALDLMAEDVSPLSALAAMPAPPRSGEDWAAFVSMLQEMKSGKAGWPAEIELARQWYAPHLERLHEDAATRQADLLQLEQIAGGYASRERFLTELTLDPPDATSDQAGVPLLDEDYLILSTIHSAKGQEWTRVFMLNVVDGCIPSDLAVGASAEIEEERRLLYVAMTRARDGLDLVVPQRFFTYGQNAQGDRHVYASRSRFIPATLLQFFEACSWPQVKSDAAAQAQARQVRIDVGARMRGMWR from the coding sequence ATGTATCTCGAAAAGCTCAATCCCCAGCAGCGCATGGCCGTCGAGCACGGCACGCTCACCGACGGCAGCCATATTGCGGGGCCGCTGCTGGTCATTGCCGGCGCCGGTTCGGGCAAGACGAATACGCTGGCGCACCGGGTCGCCCATCTGGTCGTCAAGGGCGCCGATCCCCGCCGCATCCTGCTGATGACCTTCTCGCGCCGGGCGGCCGCGGAGATGGCGCGGCGCGTCGAGCGCATCTGCCGCGACGTGCTCGGTTCGAATGCCGGCGTGATGACGGATGCGCTTCATTGGTCCGGCACGTTCCACGGCATCGGCGCCAGGCTGCTGCGCGACTATGCCCAGCAGATCGGCCTCGATGCCGATTTCACCATCCATGACCGCGAAGACAGCGCCGACCTGATGAACCTGATCCGGCACGATCTCGGCTTCTCCAGGACGGAAAGCCGGTTTCCGGCCAAGGGCACCTGCCTTGCCATCTATAGCAGGGCGGTGAATTCGGAAACGGCGCTCGACCAGGTGCTGCGCGACGCCTTTCCCTGGTGCGCGGCCTGGGAAAAGCAGCTGCGCGAGCTATTCGCCTGCTATGTCGAGGCCAAACAGAGCCAGAACGTGCTCGATTACGACGACCTTTTGCTCTACTGGGCGCAGATGGTCGGCGAGAGCGTGATCGCCGAGGATATCGGCAGCCGCTTCGACCATGTGCTGGTCGACGAATATCAGGATACCAATCGGCTGCAGGCCTCGATCCTGATGGCGCTGAAGCCCGAAGGCCGGGGGCTGACCGTTGTCGGCGACGATGCGCAGTCGATCTATTCCTTCCGCGCAGCCACAGTCCGCAACATCCTCGATTTTCCCGCGGCCTTCAGCCCGCCCGCCAATATCGTCACGCTCGACCGCAACTATCGCTCGACGCAGCCGATCCTGACGGCTGCCAACGCCGTCATCGATCTCGCTTCGGAGCGCTTCACCAAGAATCTCTGGACCGAGCGGCAGTCCTCCGAGCGGCCGCGCCTCGTCACGGTACGCGACGAGGCCGACCAGGCGCGTTATGTTGCCGACAAGGTGCTCGACAACCGCGAGGAAGGCCTCAAGCTCAAGCAGCAGGCGGTTCTATTCCGCGCCTCGCATCACAGCGGACCGCTGGAGGTCGAGCTGACCCGGCGCAACATTCCCTTCGTCAAGTTCGGCGGGCTGAAATTTCTCGACAGCGCCCATGTCAAGGACATGCTGGCCGCCCTTCGCTTCGCGCAGAACCCGCGCGACCGGGTGGCCGGCTTCCGGCTGATGCAGATCCTGCCGGGCGTCGGACCATCGACGGCGCAGAAGGCGCTCGATCTGATGGCCGAGGATGTAAGCCCGCTGTCGGCGCTGGCCGCCATGCCGGCGCCGCCGCGCTCCGGCGAGGATTGGGCAGCATTCGTTTCGATGCTGCAGGAGATGAAATCCGGCAAGGCCGGCTGGCCGGCGGAAATCGAGCTGGCGCGGCAATGGTATGCGCCGCATCTGGAACGGCTGCATGAGGACGCGGCAACGCGGCAGGCCGATCTCCTGCAGCTCGAGCAGATTGCCGGCGGTTATGCCTCGCGCGAGCGCTTCCTCACCGAGCTCACCCTCGATCCGCCGGATGCGACCAGCGACCAGGCCGGCGTGCCGCTGCTCGACGAGGACTACCTCATTCTTTCGACCATCCATTCGGCCAAGGGCCAGGAGTGGACGAGGGTGTTCATGCTAAACGTCGTCGACGGCTGTATTCCGAGCGATCTTGCCGTCGGCGCCAGCGCCGAAATCGAGGAGGAACGCCGGCTGCTCTATGTGGCGATGACGCGCGCCCGCGACGGTCTCGACCTCGTCGTGCCGCAGCGCTTCTTCACTTATGGGCAGAATGCGCAGGGCGACCGGCATGTCTATGCCTCGCGCAGCCGCTTCATTCCGGCGACCCTCCTGCAATTCTTCGAGGCCTGCAGCTGGCCGCAGGTGAAATCGGATGCCGCCGCGCAAGCCCAGGCGCGGCAGGTGCGCATCGATGTCGGCGCCCGCATGCGCGGCATGTGGCGATAG
- a CDS encoding enoyl-CoA hydratase/isomerase family protein, whose product MQDGEVIIERRGTAGIIRLNRPRALNSLTLAMIRRITQALDGFARDADVAAVVAIGEGERGFCAGGDIRALHESARAGDGLAGTFWREEFRLNHMIAVYPKPYVALMDGITMGGGVGLSSHGRHRIVTERTRLAMPETGIGYVPDVGATWLLPKAPGEAGTWLGLTGLDIDAADAIHARLADIRIASSRLGDVIETLSGLPRGSSSGDVDGVLQLYAEPPGESRLRQNAPMIDRAFRFDSVEEILAALAGEDGEFAAETRRVLLTRSPTSLKLALQLLRAGRRSASLAECLGRELGACLRMLNNPDFFEGIRAAVIDKDRNPKWSPASVEAVEAAAVERFLQPAEPPLLL is encoded by the coding sequence ATGCAGGACGGCGAAGTCATCATCGAGCGGCGAGGCACTGCCGGCATCATCCGGCTCAACCGGCCGCGGGCGCTGAACAGCCTGACGCTGGCGATGATCCGGAGGATCACCCAGGCGCTGGATGGCTTTGCCCGCGATGCCGACGTTGCGGCTGTCGTGGCAATAGGGGAGGGCGAACGCGGCTTCTGCGCCGGCGGTGATATCCGCGCCCTGCATGAGAGCGCCCGGGCCGGCGACGGCCTCGCCGGAACTTTCTGGCGCGAGGAATTCCGTCTCAACCATATGATCGCCGTCTACCCCAAACCCTATGTCGCGCTGATGGACGGCATCACCATGGGCGGCGGTGTCGGCCTGTCCTCGCACGGCCGCCACCGCATCGTCACCGAGCGCACCCGCCTTGCCATGCCCGAAACCGGCATCGGCTATGTCCCCGATGTCGGCGCCACCTGGCTGCTGCCGAAGGCACCCGGCGAGGCCGGAACGTGGCTCGGCCTGACCGGCCTCGATATCGACGCCGCCGACGCGATCCACGCCCGCCTTGCCGATATTCGGATCGCCTCGTCGCGGCTCGGCGATGTGATCGAGACATTGTCGGGCCTGCCGCGCGGCAGTTCGTCGGGCGATGTCGATGGCGTCCTGCAGCTGTACGCAGAGCCTCCGGGCGAGAGCCGGCTGCGGCAGAACGCACCAATGATCGATCGCGCTTTTCGTTTCGACAGCGTTGAGGAAATCCTGGCGGCGCTCGCCGGGGAGGACGGCGAATTCGCCGCCGAGACGCGCCGGGTGCTGCTGACGCGCTCGCCGACCAGCCTGAAGCTCGCTTTGCAGCTCTTGAGGGCCGGCCGCCGCAGCGCCTCGCTCGCCGAGTGCCTCGGCCGCGAACTCGGCGCCTGTCTGCGGATGCTCAATAATCCGGATTTCTTTGAGGGCATCCGCGCCGCCGTCATCGATAAGGACCGCAATCCGAAATGGTCGCCGGCGTCAGTCGAGGCGGTGGAGGCGGCAGCCGTCGAGCGCTTCCTGCAGCCGGCCGAACCGCCGCTTTTGCTTTGA